AAATTGTCTTTTTCACAACTTTACCTGTATCTAAAAGAGGAACCAATTCAAGAAACAACTTAGATTTTTCATCTTGAAAGACTTTAATAACTTCTTTTAAAGTCTTAATTTCAGAATTAGAAAAATTAAAAAGGTTCACATTCTGAAATATTTCCGAACTAATCCCAACTTCCACGCTCTCTTTTTCCTCCAAATTTCTGAATTTATTCTTACTTCCTTCAGTTCTTTTCATCACTAAACTAGAAAATAACACATTATCAATATGATTTTTTTCTGAATTATTTCCGAAATAAACATATTTCTTTA
The sequence above is drawn from the Bacillus cytotoxicus NVH 391-98 genome and encodes:
- a CDS encoding helix-turn-helix domain-containing protein — protein: MSMKIIEIVNEINAGERVPVIAKRLGVSKDTLSRRLKSVGYKFDNSLKKYVYFGNNSEKNHIDNVLFSSLVMKRTEGSKNKFRNLEEKESVEVGISSEIFQNVNLFNFSNSEIKTLKEVIKVFQDEKSKLFLELVPLLDTGKVVKKTILVGDELYVKFEKFAERFTNKHISKHQLIELALYNFMKQYNVE